The Thiobacillus sp. genome contains the following window.
TGGCCAGGCCCAGGATCACGGAAACGATGGCCAGGTCGTTGCCGTCCCGGTCCAGTTCGGCGACGAAGGAACGGTCGATCTTCAGCGTGGATAGGGGGAAACGCTTGAGATAGGCCAGGGAGGAGTAGCCCGTGCCAAAGTCGTCCACCGAAATGCCCACACCCAGTTCCCGCAACCGCTCCAGCAGGACCTTGCTTTCTTCCGCATCCCGCATCAGGGTGCCTTCCGTGATTTCCAGGGTCAGGCAATTCGCGGGCAGGCCGGATTCCGACAGGGCACTACGCACCATGGTGACCACATCGCCGTGGCCGAACTGGACGGGAGAAAGGTTCACGGACATGTGCATGGGGCGACCCCAGGCCTTGGTCCAGGCCGCGGCCTGGTGGCAGCTGGCCCGCAACGACCAGGCGCCGAGAAAACCGATCAGGCCGTTGCGTTCCGCCAGGGGAATGAATTCCGCGGGAGAAACGAACCCCTCGCCCGGGCGATGCCAGCGCATGAGGGCTTCTGCATAGACCATTTCACGGCTGGCGGCCCGGCAGATGGGCTGGTAGTACATCTCGAACTCGCCATTTTGGACGGCCGTGTACATCCGCTCCTCCAGGGAAATCTCCCTGCTGGCCCGCTCCCCGCCGCCGGAACGGTAGAACTGCCAACGGTTGCGTCCCCCCGCCTTTGCCGAGGCCAGGGCGATGTCCGCGTACTTGAGCAGTTGTTCCCCATCGCCCGCATGTTCCGGGTACAGGGCGATGCCGATGCTGGCGGTGAGGTGCAGGTGCCTCTCCCCCAGGTGGTACGGGCGCTGGATGCTGGCGAGGACCTTGCGGGCCACCTGGGACACGGCCTCCTGGTCATGGGGCCCGGCCAGGATAAGGACGAAATCGTCGCTGCCCGACCTGGCCACCAGGTCGGAAGCGCGCAACTGGGCGGTGAGCCGGGACGCGGTCTCCACCAGCAACTGGTCACCCATGCCATGGCCCAGGGCGTCGTTGACCTTCTGGAAGCCGTCCAGGTCCAGGTGCATGAGGGCGAAGCCGCTTCGCTGGGGCAGGTCTGGCCGCGTCAACTCGGCGAGCCTGTGCAGGAGCTGGCCGCGGGTGGGCAGGCCGGTGAGGGGATCGGAAGGGAGTGTCTCTGGTTCGCCCGACCTGGCAGCCAGCGCGTCACCCACGTCCCAGGCCGCGAACAGCAATTCCGTGTGCTTGCCCGCGGCCACCAGGGTGAGGACGCGGCAAGTGGCGGTGACCCGGTTTCCATCCTGGCGAATGAGGCGGAGGGTCAGGGCCTGGCGCTCCCCGCCGGGAGGCTGGGCCAGAACCTGGCCCAGGAGTGGCCGGTCCTCCGGCAACACCACCGAGGCCAGGTCGTCGCCCTTGTTGAAGAAGTGCTCCCCGTAGCCTAGCCACTCCGCGCCCTGCCTGGACACGAACAGGATCCTCCCCTCGGGGGAGACCCGGGCCAGAAAGTCCGCGAGGCGGTCCGCCAGGCGCTCGTGGCCCGTGGGCGCCTTGTGCGCATCAGGAGGCACTGGGAGTGTGTTCAAGGTTCGGGTCCGGCTGGTATGGGTCCGCGCTCAACGCACGGCTAGACCGCCACCGGCGCCTTGATGCCGGGATGGGGGTCATAGTTCTCCAGGGTGAAATCCTCATAGCGGAAGGCGAACAGGTCACGGACCTCCGGATTGAGCACCATGGTGGGCAATGAGCGCGGCTCCCGGCTCAACTGCAGGTTCACCTGGTCCAGGTGGTTCAGGTAGATGTGGGCATCCCCCAGGGTATGCACGAAGTCTCCGGGCTTCAGGCCGGTGACCTGGGCCATCATCATGGTGAGCAATGCGTAGCTGGCGATGTTGAAGGGCACCCCGAGGAAGATGTCGGCGCTGCGCTGGTAGAGCTGGCAGCTCAATTTGCCGTCCGCCACGTAGAACTGGAAGAAGGCATGGCAGGGCGGCAGCTTCATGTACTCCAGCTCGCCCACGTTCCAGGCGGAGACGATGATGCGGCGGGAGTCCGGGTTGTTCCGGATGGTGTGCAGCACCTCGCTGACCTGGTCGATGTGGCGACCGTCCCGGGCGGGCCAGCTGCGCCACTGGTAGCCATAGATGGGGCCCAGGTCGCCGTTCTCGTCGGCCCACTCGTCCCAGATGGAGACGCCGTTGTCCTTCAGGTACCTGGTGTTGGTGTCCCCCTGCAGGAACCACAGCAGTTCATGGATGATGGACTTGAGATGGACCTTCTTGGTGGTGAGCAGGGGAAAGCCCTGGCCAAGGTCGAAGCGCATCTGGTGGCCGAACACGGAGAGGGTGCCGGTACCCGTGCGGTCTGCCTTGCGGGTTCCGTGGTCCAGCACATGGCGCAGTAGGTTCAGGTATTGCTGCATGGGAGGTTTCTCTGGATCGTTGTTACGCGGGTTCTTTCAGCACGAACTGATACACCAGGTTCATGATGATGAGCCGCTGGGACTGGCTCAGTTCGCCGAACTGGACGCCGAAGGCCTTCATGGTCTTGCCCTGGTCGTCCGTCTCCTCGCCCACGGTCCGGATGACGGCGGAGGTCTTCACGTATTCCTCCATGTCCCCCAGCTTCACCTTGAAGGACAGCCACAGGGTGTCCTCCTTGTGTCCCAGCTGGGCCATGGACATCAGCTTGCCCCCACCCACACTGATGTCCACGAACTTGCCGGCGCCGGTCTGGCGTCCTTCCTCGCTGTCGTGGACGGCGACGATGATGGCGGCGGGGGCCCGCATGGCCTTGCGAATGCGCATGGCCTGGACGCTGTCAGGCCAGGAAAGGTGCAGGTAGGGGTAAGGCTGCAGCTGGGACTTGAGCACCTTGGCCTTGAAGGCGCAGACGTTGAGGCCGGAGAAGGCGCGTACCAGGTAGGTCTGGCCGTCCTTGATGAAGATGAGCTTGCCGTCCACCATGGGGGCGCTCACCAGCAGGCTCTTGGGCTTCATCTGGCCGATGACCCGCACTGACCATCGTTCTACCTGGCCCTCCAGCAGGGGCTGAAGCTGCAGGGTATCCCCGGGCATGAGCTTGAGGGCCTCGAAATCCAGGGTCTCTTCCGTGGGCTTGGCACTGGCCGCCCCATCCCCCGGTCCACCGGACTCCGAGGAAAGGCTATCCGTGCGCAGGGCCGTGGGCCTGGCCCGGACCCGTTCGCGGAAAAGCCCCTTCTCCAGCAACACCTCCAGCTGGTGCTCGCTGGCCACCACCACGCCCCGGTTCAGGAGCAGGTTGCGCTCCCCATCGTAGATTGCGAAGGGCAAGGGCTTGCCGACTTCGATGTCGGTCTTGCGCACGGGCAACAAAAAACCGTCTTCATCCACTTCCATGTCTCCTTGCTGAGCGCCTTGTCTTGTCCTTCACCCTGCCTTGCCCAGGCCCGCATTGTAGGCGCCATGGGCCCCTAGCGTAGCGTCCCGCATCCCTTGGCTGTGCCTTGGGCATGTCCAAGGCCAGTCACTGGAGGCTGGTCCTGCCCAGCTCGTCGAGTATCCCCAGCACCAGTTGCCGCCCCAGGGCACCCATGCCCCGGGTCAGTACATCGGCGTCACTCTCGCCGTTCACCAGGCGGCGCATGATGCCGCCCAGGCGGGCCATGTCGCCCCCGGCCCTCAGCATCTGCTCCGCCATGTTGGCCAGGGCCGCCAGGGCCTGGGCATCTCCCCGGCGGGCGGCTGCGATGAGGGCGGCAAGGCCCGGTGCGGCGGCAGCGCCATCGGGCTTCCTGTTCAGGTCTGGCAGGGTGGCCGGGTTGTCGATGCCACGCAGCACGGCATCCACTATGATGCGGTCCTCTTCATCCAGGCCCAGCTTGACGCTCTCGTCCCGCTTGCCACCGATGACCAGGCGCAGGGCGGCCACCAGCCGGGGCCAGCCCTGCTTTTCCGCCGTGTCCAGGGTCTCCATGAGTTGGGGCACCTGGCTCCTGTCCCGCAGGGCGTTCACCACGGCGTGGATGAAGGGTGCATGCATGCTGAGCACCTGCTGCACGGCGTCGGGCAGTTCAGCCATTTTTCTCCGCTTTCGAATCCATGGGCCGCCAGCGGCCTTCCACCAGCATTTCCAGGGGCCGGTAGGCCTGCTTGTAGGCCATCTTGCGGCAGCCTTCGATCCAGTAGCCCAGGTAGAGGTTGGCCAGCCCCATTTCCCGGGTCATCTTCACCTGGCTCAATATGCCGTAAACGCCCAGGCCCCGGTGCGCCAGGGCGGGATCGAAGAACGTGTACACGGCGGAAAGGCCGTCCAGCAACCGGTCCACCAGGGACACCATGATCACCTCCCCATCCAGGGTGAACTCCGCCAGGGCGCTGTCCACACGACTTTGCAGCAGGAAGCCGCGGTACTGCTCCCGATCGTCCTGGTCCATGCCGCCGCCGGCGTGGCGGTCCTGCTGGTAGCGCCGGTAGAGGCGGTAATGGGCCTCCTCGAATACCAGGGGGCGCAGGCGCAGGACCACGTCGGCATTGCGCTGAAGGCAACGTCGCTGGGAACGGTTGGGGATGAAATCCTGCACGGATATGCGCACCGGCGTGCAGGCCGAGCAACTGTCGCAGCGGGGGCGATACACATGCTGGCCGCTGCGGCGAAAGCCCAGGCGCACCAGTTCGCTGTAGACCGTGGTGTCCACCAGGCTGCCGGGGGCCGCCACCTGGGAACGCGCCAGACGTTCCGGAAGGTAGCTGCAGGGATAGGGTGCCGTCAGGTAGAACTGCAGGCGGAAGATGGGAAGTTCCCTGAGGGTGCTCACGCCAGCCCCTTCCTGACCATGGGCGTCCACCTGCCCGGCCGGTCGTCCAGCACGGCGTAGCGGTCCAGCAGGGCGGCGAATTCCCGGCGGGGAATTTCCCGGGCCCCCAGGGAGGCCAGATGGGAGGTGCTCATCTGGCAATCGATGAGTCGGAAGTCCCGGGCGACCAGTTCCGCCACCAGGTGGGCCAGGGCGATCTTGGAGGCGTCGGTGCGACGGGTGAACATGGATTCTCCGAAGAACACCGAGCCCAGGGCCACGCCGTAGAGCCCGCCGACCAGTTCCGGGCCCGCCTCGCCCGCCATCCATGTCTCGAAGGAATGCGCATAGCCCGCCTCATGCAACGCGGTGTAGGCCGCCACCATGCCGGGGTTGATCCAGGTGCCCCGCTGCCCCTCGCGGGGCGCGGCGCAGGCCTGCATGACCCGGGTGAAGACCGTGTCCACCCTCACCTCGTAATCGGCACGAACCAGCCTTTTCTTGAGGGAGCGGGCGCACTTGAATTCCGCCGGGAACAGGACCATGCGGGGGTCGGGGGACCACCAGAGGATAGGTTCCCCCGGGTTGAACCAGGGAAAGATGCCGCGCCGGTAGGCGGCCAGCAGCCTGGGCAGGGAGAGGTCCGCCCCCGCCGCCAGCAGGCCGCTGGGGTCCGCCAGGGCGGTCTCCACCGGCGGGAAGGGATCGTCGCGCCGCAACCATGGGATCACGCGCGCCCCTGGGTGCCCTTCTGGATGAACTCGATCTTGTAGCCGTCCGGGTCCTCCACGAAGGCGATGACCGTGGTGCCGTGCTTCATGGGCCCCGCCGGCCGGGTCACCTTGCCGCCTCTGGCCGTCACCGCGTCGCAGGCCCGGTAGGCATCGTCCACCTCGATGGCGATGTGGCCGAAGCCGGTGCCCAGATCGTACCTGTCCACGCCCCAGTTGTAGGTGAGTTCAAGCACGGAGTGGTCCACCTCGCCGCCGTAGCCCACGAAGGCCAGGGTGAACTTGCCATCGGGGTAGTCCTTGCGGCGCAGCAGCCGCATGCCCAGTACCTGGGTGTAGAAATCGATGGACCGCTCCAGGTCACCGACCCGCAGCATGGTGTGCAGCATGCGCATGGGTGCGTCTCCTAGTCTCAAAATTGGAAATACTGACGTCCATTTTCCCGCAATCTGCGACGCACCGTCTTCCATGCCGGAAACAGGGCCTCCACCTCCCGCCAGAAGGCGGGGGAATGGTTGCGTTGGCGGAAATGGGCCAGTTCATGGCAAATGACGTAGTCGATTTCCTCCGGGGAGGCCTTGATCAGGCGCCAGTTGAGGCTCACCACCCCCTTGGGCGACAGGCTGCCCCAGCGGGTACGGGCATTGGACAGGCGCAGGAGCGGCGGGGTCAGCCCTGCCCGGGCGGCGTGCGTGGCCAGGCGCTCAACCAGCAGGGACCGGGCCTGGCGCTGGTACCAGCCCACCAGGGCGGCCGGAACCTGGTCCGGGGGTGCGGCACAGACGAGCTGGGATTCCACCCGGCGCAGGGCCGGCCGGCCAGGCCGGGGCACCAGCACCAG
Protein-coding sequences here:
- a CDS encoding GGDEF domain-containing protein, yielding MNTLPVPPDAHKAPTGHERLADRLADFLARVSPEGRILFVSRQGAEWLGYGEHFFNKGDDLASVVLPEDRPLLGQVLAQPPGGERQALTLRLIRQDGNRVTATCRVLTLVAAGKHTELLFAAWDVGDALAARSGEPETLPSDPLTGLPTRGQLLHRLAELTRPDLPQRSGFALMHLDLDGFQKVNDALGHGMGDQLLVETASRLTAQLRASDLVARSGSDDFVLILAGPHDQEAVSQVARKVLASIQRPYHLGERHLHLTASIGIALYPEHAGDGEQLLKYADIALASAKAGGRNRWQFYRSGGGERASREISLEERMYTAVQNGEFEMYYQPICRAASREMVYAEALMRWHRPGEGFVSPAEFIPLAERNGLIGFLGAWSLRASCHQAAAWTKAWGRPMHMSVNLSPVQFGHGDVVTMVRSALSESGLPANCLTLEITEGTLMRDAEESKVLLERLRELGVGISVDDFGTGYSSLAYLKRFPLSTLKIDRSFVAELDRDGNDLAIVSVILGLARELDLAVVAEGVETESQLQLLVDKGCKLVQGYLLGRPVAAQELGGKVESGEWKVCT
- the gloA gene encoding lactoylglutathione lyase, translating into MRMLHTMLRVGDLERSIDFYTQVLGMRLLRRKDYPDGKFTLAFVGYGGEVDHSVLELTYNWGVDRYDLGTGFGHIAIEVDDAYRACDAVTARGGKVTRPAGPMKHGTTVIAFVEDPDGYKIEFIQKGTQGRA
- a CDS encoding thymidylate synthase; protein product: MQQYLNLLRHVLDHGTRKADRTGTGTLSVFGHQMRFDLGQGFPLLTTKKVHLKSIIHELLWFLQGDTNTRYLKDNGVSIWDEWADENGDLGPIYGYQWRSWPARDGRHIDQVSEVLHTIRNNPDSRRIIVSAWNVGELEYMKLPPCHAFFQFYVADGKLSCQLYQRSADIFLGVPFNIASYALLTMMMAQVTGLKPGDFVHTLGDAHIYLNHLDQVNLQLSREPRSLPTMVLNPEVRDLFAFRYEDFTLENYDPHPGIKAPVAV
- a CDS encoding leucyl/phenylalanyl-tRNA--protein transferase is translated as MIPWLRRDDPFPPVETALADPSGLLAAGADLSLPRLLAAYRRGIFPWFNPGEPILWWSPDPRMVLFPAEFKCARSLKKRLVRADYEVRVDTVFTRVMQACAAPREGQRGTWINPGMVAAYTALHEAGYAHSFETWMAGEAGPELVGGLYGVALGSVFFGESMFTRRTDASKIALAHLVAELVARDFRLIDCQMSTSHLASLGAREIPRREFAALLDRYAVLDDRPGRWTPMVRKGLA
- a CDS encoding flagellar brake protein, whose amino-acid sequence is MEVDEDGFLLPVRKTDIEVGKPLPFAIYDGERNLLLNRGVVVASEHQLEVLLEKGLFRERVRARPTALRTDSLSSESGGPGDGAASAKPTEETLDFEALKLMPGDTLQLQPLLEGQVERWSVRVIGQMKPKSLLVSAPMVDGKLIFIKDGQTYLVRAFSGLNVCAFKAKVLKSQLQPYPYLHLSWPDSVQAMRIRKAMRAPAAIIVAVHDSEEGRQTGAGKFVDISVGGGKLMSMAQLGHKEDTLWLSFKVKLGDMEEYVKTSAVIRTVGEETDDQGKTMKAFGVQFGELSQSQRLIIMNLVYQFVLKEPA
- a CDS encoding M48 family metallopeptidase; this encodes MARLRDSQESLPLEGEEVAFLLRRSRRRRTLGLRVSDTGQVVVNAPHYVALADIHRFLHKHGDWLRRQRCEARARTFAWEEGACLPWLGESLTLVLVPRPGRPALRRVESQLVCAAPPDQVPAALVGWYQRQARSLLVERLATHAARAGLTPPLLRLSNARTRWGSLSPKGVVSLNWRLIKASPEEIDYVICHELAHFRQRNHSPAFWREVEALFPAWKTVRRRLRENGRQYFQF
- a CDS encoding arginyltransferase, whose protein sequence is MSTLRELPIFRLQFYLTAPYPCSYLPERLARSQVAAPGSLVDTTVYSELVRLGFRRSGQHVYRPRCDSCSACTPVRISVQDFIPNRSQRRCLQRNADVVLRLRPLVFEEAHYRLYRRYQQDRHAGGGMDQDDREQYRGFLLQSRVDSALAEFTLDGEVIMVSLVDRLLDGLSAVYTFFDPALAHRGLGVYGILSQVKMTREMGLANLYLGYWIEGCRKMAYKQAYRPLEMLVEGRWRPMDSKAEKNG